A single Populus alba chromosome 7, ASM523922v2, whole genome shotgun sequence DNA region contains:
- the LOC118045563 gene encoding probable serine/threonine-protein kinase PIX13, translating into MGNCLRSLFNDPSTTSSIANNDLATSGTSKINYSNTTIDFSATSGSTACKSQFSEAVSHDEGNEATNNPNGQILESPNLKEFTFADLKSTTKNFKSDTLLGEGGFGKVYKGWIDERTYAPSKSGSGMVVAIKKLNPESMQGFQEWQSEVNFLGRLSHPNLVKLLGYCWEDKELLLVYEFMQKGSLENHLFRKNPNIEPLSWDIRLNIAIGAARGLTFLHTSDKKVIYRDFKASNILLDGNYNAKISDFGLAKLGPSGGDSHVSTRVMGTYGYAAPEYIATGHLYVKSDVYGFGVVLLEMLSGQRAFDTKRPTGQQNLIEWLKPLLSQKKKLKTTVMDARIEGQYSSKAMVQAAQLTLKCLEADPKNRPSMKEVVEVLEQIEAMKEKPKATKSTFGSSLSKPHRGGQQPNLHRFPFHSRSQAPKNEQETFKNNKKK; encoded by the exons ATGGGCAATTGCCTTAGATCTCTCTTTAATGATCCTAGCACTACTAGCTCCATAGCCAACAACGATCTTGCCACCTCAG GGACATCTAAAATCAATTACAGCAACACCACCATAGATTTCTCAGCCACAAGTGGCAGTACTGCTTGCAAGAGTCAATTCTCTGAGGCAGTGAGTCATGATGAAGGAAATGAAGCGACAAATAATCCAAATGGACAAATATTGGAATCACCAAACTTGAAGGAGTTCACTTTTGCAGATTTGAAGAGTACAACAAAGAATTTTAAATCAGATACTTTGTTGGGCGAGGGAGGTTTTGGTAAAGTCTATAAAGGTTGGATTGATGAGAGGACTTATGCACCCTCTAAGTCTGGCAGTGGCATGGTGGTTGCCATCAAGAAATTGAACCCAGAAAGTATGCAAGGGTTTCAAGAGTGGCag TCAGAGGTGAACTTTCTAGGAAGGCTATCACACCCCAACTTGGTTAAGTTATTGGGCTATTGTTGGGAGGATAAAGAGCTACTCCTTGTGTATGAATTTATGCAGAAGGGAAGCTTGGAGAACCATCTTTTTAGAA AGAATCCTAATATTGAACCCCTCTCTTGGGATATACGGCTAAATATAGCCATTGGAGCAGCTAGAGGTCTAACTTTCCTGCATACTTCGGACAAGAAAGTCATTTATAGAGATTTCAAGGCCTCTAATATCCTGCTGGATGGg AACTACAATGCCAAAATATCAGATTTTGGCTTGGCCAAATTGGGGCCTTCGGGTGGAGACTCACATGTGTCAACCAGGGTCATGGGAACTTATGGTTATGCTGCTCCTGAGTACATTGCAACAG GTCATTTATATGTAAAGAGTGATGTGTATGGTTTTGGCGTTGTGCTACTTGAAATGCTGTCAGGCCAAAGGGCATTTGATACAAAGCGGCCGACTGGTCAGCAAAATTTGATCGAATGGTTAAAGCCATTGCTctcacaaaaaaagaagctcaaaACCACCGTCATGGATGCAAGGATCGAGGGCCAATATTCATCCAAGGCAATGGTACAAGCAGCACAGCTTACTTTAAAGTGCCTGGAAGCAGATCCTAAAAACAGGCCCTCCATGAAAGAAGTTGTAGAGGTGTTGGAACAGATAGAGGCAATGAAGGAAAAACCAAAGGCAACGAAAAGCACTTTTGGTTCCTCACTGTCGAAACCCCATCGCGGAGGCCAACAACCAAACCTGCATCGTTTTCCGTTTCATTCCAGGTCGCAGGCGCCTAAAAATGAGCAGGAAacattcaaaaacaacaaaaagaagtaA
- the LOC140955759 gene encoding uncharacterized protein: MITVSKDVYDEEVKAHPNHDKYLNKKLDMYEIMTIVVGKDMATGNYAKSYADVNLEENTEEQSISIENEGEYEETSKGKETSSSITQKRQHRKRNRMYEDDGVEKLSKQIGDVAFAIQSLSQNQLDVNALYVEVMKVEGFDEITLGDAFDHLVQNEMLAKAFMAKNANLRKIWVQNFVNQHCYMPAC, encoded by the exons atgattacagtttcgaaagatgtatatgatgaagaagtaaag GCACATCCCAATCATGACAAGtatctcaacaaaaaacttgatatgtatGAGATAATGAcaattgttgttggaaaagaCATGGCAACCGGAAATTATGCCAAatcatatgctgatgtcaacttggaagagaacactgaagagcaatcaatttcaattgaaaatgaaggggAATATGAAGAAACTTCAAAGGGAAAAGAGACATCTTCCTCTATTACACAAAAGAGGCAACATAGGAAGAGAAATCGCATGTATGAAGATGATGGTGTTGAAAAGTTGTCTAAACAAATTGGAGATGTAGCATTTGCAATTCAAAGTCTCAGccaaaatcaacttgatgttaatgcgTTGTATGTGGAAGTGATGAAAGTTGAAGGCTTTGATGAGATAACTCTTGGGGATGCATTTgatcatttggtccaaaatgaaatgttggcaaaagcatttatggcaaaaaatgctaatttgaggaaaatttgGGTTCAGAATTTTGTGAACCAACACTGCTACATGCCTGCTTGCTAA